A region of Veillonellaceae bacterium DNA encodes the following proteins:
- a CDS encoding ArsC family transcriptional regulator yields MNIQIFGTKKCFDTKKAIRYFKERNIKAQFIDLKEKDLSMGELRSIKQAVGGIDNLIDPDAKDKDALALIKYISEDAKDINLIENPQILKTPIVRNGKQATVGYQPDIWKNWK; encoded by the coding sequence ATGAACATCCAGATCTTCGGAACCAAGAAATGCTTTGACACAAAGAAAGCCATCCGCTACTTCAAAGAAAGAAACATAAAAGCTCAATTCATTGACCTGAAAGAAAAAGACCTCAGTATGGGAGAACTAAGGAGTATCAAACAAGCCGTCGGAGGCATCGACAACCTCATCGATCCCGATGCCAAAGACAAAGACGCTCTCGCCCTCATCAAGTACATCAGCGAAGACGCCAAGGACATCAACCTCATAGAAAATCCCCAGATCCTGAAAACTCCCATCGTAAGAAACGGCAAACAAGCCACCGTTGGCTACCAGCCAGATATTTGGAAAAACTGGAAATAA
- a CDS encoding AAA family ATPase, producing the protein MTKRNSKNHSSNETEELLTIPLNQSERRIFLDDQISFKPVNFIYGPNGTGKSTLAEYIKCYFDNPDGSNCRIFDGYEGILGDNQKLNAVVLGEENTEIDKKVELLNSEIQNLQKKIEEINRAIVDPRDGSQNLWTEWNDANNDVERKERNIDKIYTESAKSIKELDNPRIASLIYNKKDFEKDIKRAAHLSDDEKKQYQETAKTGKRQASEIIQISINGKELLDKVNKLREKFVQEQIVIQRIDCSEKREFARKGLELHKAGDVCAFCGHVIEEATIGELKSYFDADDVRAFQAEISGIENDINRKIKVLEQIQVKSQEFYPKYSNEALRLCNAINTLVKEYENFLENLRAGVQEKERDIYKPMIDIDAGIPSDLTNLVKRYNSLVRENNASDLNKDIELAKEKLRLDYVYDKLKESHYKEKEEELNIARALREEKHKPIEKKKKERDELEKKIEQKEDDIKNLEAKTKNEKILAEHINKKLSTIVNFELVHIEDQSVANGEGYYNIRDKSTNVIRDITQLSTGEHNVIAILYFIEELRNIIKDNINQKRVIVFDDPVTSNDDFFQFLIMEELNSLIGFIKAQESKDVLVVMTHNAHFYIDLNYGYRGYGSRQRIRFLPGTEGTTIKIIKKPDDDIRTNYDALWGDFRFLCETLPDNKSYLLMNIARCIIETYTNFNRIKEEDFLEKVDGLKKMLNVNSHSRNDIFMDSGLYTIENIKDLLKECFVQNDAADHFDKHWNSTDSIVEY; encoded by the coding sequence ATGACGAAGAGGAATAGTAAGAATCATTCAAGTAATGAAACGGAAGAATTATTAACTATCCCATTAAATCAATCAGAACGAAGGATATTTCTTGATGATCAAATTTCTTTTAAACCTGTTAATTTTATATATGGCCCTAATGGTACAGGGAAAAGTACACTTGCTGAATATATTAAGTGTTATTTTGATAATCCTGATGGTTCTAATTGTCGTATATTTGACGGTTATGAAGGGATTCTGGGGGATAACCAAAAATTAAATGCAGTTGTTCTTGGTGAAGAAAATACTGAAATCGATAAAAAGGTTGAGTTACTCAACTCAGAAATACAAAATCTACAAAAGAAAATAGAAGAGATTAACAGAGCCATAGTTGATCCAAGAGATGGGAGCCAAAACTTATGGACTGAATGGAATGATGCAAACAATGATGTTGAGCGGAAGGAGCGTAATATCGATAAAATCTACACTGAATCAGCTAAATCTATCAAGGAACTTGATAACCCTCGTATCGCATCACTCATATATAACAAAAAAGATTTTGAAAAAGATATTAAACGTGCTGCACATTTAAGTGATGACGAGAAAAAGCAATATCAGGAAACCGCGAAGACAGGAAAACGACAGGCTTCAGAGATAATTCAAATTTCTATAAATGGAAAAGAGCTGCTTGACAAAGTTAATAAACTTAGGGAAAAATTTGTGCAAGAGCAGATAGTGATTCAAAGAATCGATTGTAGTGAAAAAAGAGAATTTGCAAGGAAAGGACTAGAATTACATAAGGCGGGAGATGTTTGTGCCTTTTGTGGGCATGTAATTGAAGAAGCGACAATAGGTGAGTTAAAAAGTTATTTTGATGCGGATGATGTAAGGGCATTTCAGGCTGAAATAAGCGGGATTGAGAATGATATTAATCGGAAAATCAAGGTATTGGAGCAAATACAGGTTAAAAGCCAAGAGTTCTATCCAAAGTATAGTAATGAAGCATTGAGACTATGTAATGCAATTAACACTCTGGTAAAAGAGTATGAAAATTTTTTGGAGAACTTGCGGGCAGGAGTTCAGGAAAAAGAACGAGATATCTATAAACCAATGATTGACATCGATGCTGGCATTCCCAGTGATTTAACGAATCTCGTGAAAAGATATAATAGCTTAGTAAGAGAAAATAATGCTTCTGACCTTAACAAGGATATCGAGCTGGCAAAAGAAAAATTAAGATTAGATTACGTTTATGACAAATTAAAGGAGTCTCATTATAAAGAAAAAGAGGAAGAGCTTAATATTGCGAGAGCCTTAAGGGAGGAAAAGCATAAGCCGATAGAAAAGAAGAAGAAAGAGAGGGACGAATTAGAAAAGAAGATAGAACAAAAGGAGGATGATATCAAAAATTTAGAAGCTAAAACGAAAAATGAGAAAATATTAGCAGAGCATATCAATAAAAAGCTTTCAACCATAGTTAATTTCGAATTGGTGCATATTGAAGATCAATCTGTTGCAAATGGGGAAGGCTATTATAATATTCGTGATAAAAGTACTAATGTAATTCGTGATATAACACAGTTATCCACAGGAGAACATAATGTAATTGCTATTTTATATTTTATTGAAGAACTCAGAAATATTATTAAAGATAATATTAACCAAAAGAGGGTTATTGTTTTCGATGATCCTGTAACTTCGAACGATGATTTCTTTCAGTTCCTGATTATGGAAGAACTTAACTCATTGATTGGATTCATAAAAGCCCAAGAATCCAAAGATGTGCTAGTTGTAATGACACATAATGCACATTTTTACATTGATTTGAATTATGGATATAGAGGCTATGGAAGCAGGCAAAGGATAAGGTTCTTACCAGGTACTGAAGGTACAACCATAAAAATTATAAAAAAACCTGATGATGATATTAGGACCAATTATGATGCACTATGGGGGGATTTTCGCTTTTTATGTGAAACGTTGCCTGATAATAAGAGTTATCTTTTGATGAATATAGCTCGATGTATAATAGAAACTTATACTAACTTTAATCGGATTAAAGAGGAAGATTTCTTGGAGAAAGTGGATGGATTGAAAAAAATGTTGAATGTTAATTCACATTCGCGGAATGACATTTTTATGGATTCAGGACTTTATACAATAGAAAATATTAAAGATCTTTTAAAGGAATGCTTTGTGCAGAATGATGCTGCTGATCATTTTGATAAACATTGGAATTCTACTGATTCCATTGTGGAATATTAG